Below is a window of Micromonospora chersina DNA.
GGCGTGTCCCCGGTCGGCGCCGGCCCACCGGGGATCGGCGTGACCGTCGGCCGGCCCGGTCTCCGGCCAGGGCAGGCCGGACCGCGACTCGGCCGGCGGCACCGGCGGCGCGGCCTCGGGCCAGGGCAGGGACGGCGCGCCCTGCTGGCGCGGTACGTCCTGCCCCGGCCAGAGACCGGTCGGCTGTTCGAAGGCGTTGTGCTGGTCTCGCTCGGCCGGCATGACCCTCCCTGGCTGGCGGCGGCCCGTCTCTCGGGGCTCAGGTCGGACGTGCATTCCGACCGACGATAGCCTCCGTTCACCTGGGCCGTGCGTACCGCAACACTCAGCCGAACGCCCCACCCGGGGTGTCGGTAACGGTCGAAGCGGGCATCTCGACCCCGGTGCGCGCGATCGCGTCGAGCAGTTGGTCGGCCAGCTCGGGGCGGCAGACCAGCAGGTCGGGCAGGCGCGGGTCGGCCCGGTTGTAGCGCAGCGGCGACCCGTCGATCCGGGACGCGTGCATCCCGGCGCCCAGGGCCACCGCCACCGGAGCGGCGCTGTCCCATTCGTACTGGCCGCCCGCGTGCACGTACGCGTCGACCTCACCGGTCACCACGGCGCACACCTTGACCCCGGCGGAGCCCATGGGGACGGCCTGCGCGCCGAGCAGCTCGACCAGCTCACCGACGAAGGCCGGCGGGCGGCTGCGGCTCACCGCGATCCGGATCGGCCCCTCGACGGCCTTCGGGGTCGGGCAGCCGGTGCCGAGGATGAGCTGGTCACCGTCCACCGTGGTGCGGGCCGGCATGCCGACCGCGCCGGCGACCAGGGCGCCGTCCGGGGCGGCGGAGCGCTGCCAGAGCGCCACGTGCACCGCCCAGTCGTCCCGGCCGGCCTCGGAGAACTCCCGGGTGCCGTCCAGCGGGTCGATGATCCAGACCCGGTCGGCGTCGTGCCGTGGCGCCCGCTCGCCGTCCGCCCACGCCCGGCGCGAGTCGGCCTCCTCCTCGGAGAGCACGGCGTCCGCGGGCCGCCAGCGGGCCAGCGCCGCGGTCATCAGCTCGTGCGACGCGCGGTCGCCGGCGTCCTTGAGCGCCTTCGGGTCCGCGAAGCCCTGCCGGTCCCGCAGCGCGGTGAGCGCCTCGCCCGCCCGCCCGGCCAGCCACTGCGCGAACTGCTGGTCGTCGAGCCGTCCGGCCTCGTCCTCGGTCACGAGCCTCACCACCTGTCTCCCCGGGTCTGCCGCGACCCGCAATCCTTCGGCGGCCGGTGGTCCCGGCGCCAGCTTCCGGTCGGATGGTAGACAGCCGTGAAACCGGTTCGGATCTCCGTCGGCCCTGGTGGACGGAGCGGCCGCCCGCATGTTGAACTTCGCGTGTATGGCGGTCGGACCCGCCGGGCCAGGCCCTAGGCTCGTGCGCATGACCGCCGAGCAGCTGATCTCCTTCGCCCGTGGCGCTCCCTCGCTGGACATCGTCGATGTCGAGGGGCTCAAGGCCGCCGCCGTCCGCGCCTTCGACGCCGACCCCGCCGGGATCACGGCGTACGGCACCTCCGTCGGCTACCCGCCCCTGCGGAAGTGGATCGCGGAGAAGCACGGCGTCGAGGCCGACCAGGTCCTGATCACCAACGGATCGCTGCAGGCCGACGCGTTCCTCTTCGACCACCTGGTCCGTCGGGGCGACGCCGTGGTGGTCGAGCGCCCGACGTACGACCGGACGCTGCTCAACCTCCAGCAGATGGGCGGCGAGATCCACGGCGTGACGATCCAGCCGGACGGCCTGGACACCGCCGAGCTGCGCAAGCTGCTGGAGTCCGGGGTCCGGCCGCGGCTGGCCCACGTCATCCCGAACTACCAGAACCCGGCCGGCGTGACCCTCTCCCTGGAGAAGCGTCGCGAGCTGCTCGACCTGGCCGCCGAGTACGGCTTCACGATCTTCGAGGACGACCCGTACGCGGACATCCGGTTCCGGGGCGAGCCGCTGCCCTCGATGCTGTCGATGGACACCCGGGGCGTCGTGGTGCACGCCTCCAGCTTCACCAAGACGGTCTGCCCGGGCGTCCGGGTGGGCTACCTGGTGGGCCCGGCCGACGTGATCGCGACGATCGCCAAGCGGGCCACCAACCTCTACATCTCGCCGGGCATGGTCTCCGAGGCGATCGTGCACCAGTTCTGCGTGTCCGGGGAGATCGAGCGGTCGATCCACACCGTGCGGACGGCGCTCGGCGAGCGTGCCGTGGTGCTCGCCGAGTCGCTGCGCCGGCACATCCCGGAGGCCCGGTTCGTGGAGCCGGACGGCGGCTACTTCCTCTGGGTGGAGCTGCCCGAGGACGTGGAGGTCGACCGGCTCGCCCCGGCCGCCGCCGAGCGCGGCGTGGCGGTGGTGAAGGGCAGCGACTTCATGATCGACGGCGGCCGGCACGCGCTGCGGCTGGCCTTCTCCGCGGTGACCGCCGACCGGATCGACGAGGGCGTCCGGCGGCTGGCCGAGGCCATGGCGGCCGTCCGCGGCTGATTTTCTGTCGGGTTTCTGACAGAACGGCGATACCGGCCGGCCCGGGTCTCCCGCTGGGCCGGCCGGCGGCCCACAATGCTGCGAGCGCCGCTCAGCTTTCGCCGGTGACCGGTCCGCCGACCGGCAGCCGCCCGGGCCGCCCCCGGCCCGGACCGTCGGCGCTCGCAGCAGAACTCCCGCCCCCAATGGGTGCCGGGTGGGCCGTGTCGCCCCTCACCCCCCTGACGCGGCCGGCCCGCCCGGCGCCGTCACCGTCTCCTGCCGGGTGTGACGCGGGTCGCAGCCCGTTCGCCCGCCCCGCGTTCGCCCCCGCTGCGCCCCGCGCTGACCGGCGTAACCTGCAAGCCGCAGCTTCGTGGAGAGGGGGCGAGATGACGGACCGGGTGGCACGCGACCGCAGCGCCGGGCAGAACGGCGACCGGGCGCCCAGACCACGGGCCTGGGCGGCGCCGGTACGCGCGATGTCGCGCATCCTCAACGCCGACGGCTCCCCCCGTACGCCCCGGCCCGCCGGCCCCGGCCGCAGCGGGATCGTCGACTGCGGCCTCTACGTCGACGGCGAGCGCCAGCCGGGCGAGTGGCACTACGCCGACGCCCTGGCCGCCGCGCGCCAGGAGCGGAACGGCTTCGTCTGGCTCGGCCTGCACGAGCCGGAGCTGGACGAGATGACCGCGATCGCGGCCACCTTCGGCCTGCACGAGCTGGCCGTGGAGGACGCGGTCAAGGCCGAGCAGCGGCCCAAGCTGGAGCGCTTCGGCGAGGTGGTCTTCCTCGTGCTGCGCACCGCCCGCTACTGCGAGCACACCGAGCTGACCGAGAACTCCGAGGTGGTGGAGACCGGCCAGGTGATGCTCTTCATCGGGCCGAACTTCCTCATCAGCGTCCGGCACGGGGACGCCTGCCGGCTGTCGCCGGTCCGCGCCGACCTGGAGGCGAAGCGGGACCTGCTGGAGCACGGGCCGTGGGCCGTCGCGTACGCGGTCACCGACCGGGTGGTGGACCTCTACCTGGAGGTCGCCGACCGGTTGGAGGACGACCTCGACGTGCTGGAGGCGGACGTCTTCGACCGGCAGAGCAGCGGGCGGATCCAGCGGATCTACCAGATGAAGCGGGAGCTGGTGGAGTTCAAGCGGGCCGTGGTGCCGTTGCAGCGCCCCCTGCTCACCCTCACCTCGCAGGTCAACCGGGAGGTGCCGCAGGAGGTGCGGCGCTACTTCCGGGACGTGCAGGACCACCTCAGCCGCACCGTCGAGCAGGTGAACTCCTACGACGACCTGCTCAACTCGATCCTCCAGGCGCGGCTGGCCCAGGTCACCGTCGACCAGAACAACGACATGCGCAAGATCGCGGCGTGGGCGGCGATCGGCGCGGTGTGGACCGCCATCGCGGGCATCTACGGCATGAACTTCAAGTACATGCCGGAGCTGAGCTGGACGTACGGGTACCCGGGCGTGTGGGCGCTGATGCTCGTCTCGTCGTTCACCCTCTACCGGCTGTTCCGCCGCAACGGCTGGCTGTAACCGGCAGACGGAAGCGCCGGCCGCGCGGGGCGTACCCGCGCGCGCCGGCGCTTTCCGTGACCGCGCGGGTCAGCGGCGGCCGCTGGCCTTGGCGGTGTTCTTCCCGTTCTGCATCGCCTTGGTGACGTCGTCGGCCGGGCGGCCGGAGACGTCCCGGGCGCCCTCGGCGACCGAGGGGACCTTGTCGTTCGGGTGGATCTTGGGCTGGGTGCCCGGGGTGGTGGTCGAGGCGCTGTCGCCCCCGGCCACCGCCGAGCTGCCGGCGCCGGTGGGGCCGCCGGCCACGCCCGAGCTGCTGGACATGGTGGACGCGTCGGTCACCTTCGCGGTCGCGTCGGGGGTCTCCACCACGATGGTGTCCACGTCCTCGCGCATCGGCTCCAGCTTGCCGGCCGGGTCGTACTCGGCCCACTCCTGCTGCTCGCGGCGGCGCCGCATGGCCATCGCGCCGGCCAGGCCGGCGACCGTGCCGGCGAGCAGCAGGCCGGTCGTCATGCCGCGCGACTTCTTCTGCTTCTTCTTCGCGGCCTTCATGTTCTTCGCCTTCACCTTCTTGCTCATGGCGGCCTGCTTGGCGGTGGCGGCCTTCCGGCCGGTCAGGGCCTTGCCGGCGGCCTCGGCCTGCGCGTTGCGCATCGCCATGAGCAGCGGCGCGAGTGCGGCGGCCGTCGATGCGACACCGCTCGACGCCCGGTCCCGGACGACGATCGCGGTGGGCACGACGGCGCCCCGGGCTGCCTGGACGCGCGGGCCGACCGTGGCGCCGGCACCCTTCGCCGCGTGTGCGGCGGCCTGCCTCAGGTGACCGATGCCCTGGTTCAGCTCGGCCTTCGCGAGCTGCCCCTGGGTCCTACGCCGCCCGATTCCAAACACGGTCCCACCTCCTGGGAGTTGTTCCTTCGTCATCCTCCACCTTCGGATGCCTCCGCATGGCCAGATCGGGCACATGGGAGGATCCGCATGGAACTGACCAACGAGTGAGGAGTACCCGTGGCCGAGGCTGTCTACGCCACCTTGCACACCAACGCTGGCCCGATCCGGCTGGAGCTCTTCCCGAACCACGCGCCGAAGACCGTCCGCAACTTCGTCGAGCTGGCCGAGGGCACCCGCGAGTACATCGACCCGCGTACCGGCCAGCCGGGCAGCGGGCCGTACTACGACGGCACCATCTCGCACCGCGTGATCAGCGGCTTCATGATCCAGATGGGCGACCCGACCGGCACCGGCCGCGGTGGCCCGGGCTACAAGTTCGCCGACGAGTTCCACCCGGAGCTGCGCTTCGACCGGCCCTACCTGCTCGCGATGGCGAACGCCGGGCCGGGCACCAACGGCTCGCAGTTCTTCATCACGGTGGGCCCGACCCCGCACCTGAACAACCGACACACCATCTTCGGTCAGGTCGCGGACGAGCAGTCGGCGAAGGTCGTCGACTCGATCGCGAACACCCCGACCGGCCCGAGCGACCGTCCGCTCCAGGACGTGGTCATCGAGCGCGTCGAGATCGAGCGCAAGCCGGCCTGAGCGTCACGCGGGTACCTTTGCTCGCATGACTGAGCGCTCCGGGCAGGCAGGTGACGCCACAGGCGGGCCGGCGCCGACCACTCCGGTCTGCTACCGGCACCCCGATCGGGAGACCTACGTCCGGTGCACCCGCTGTAACCGGCCGATCTGCCCGGAGTGCATGCGGGACGCCTCCGTCGGCCACCAGTGCCCGGAGTGCGTCAGTGAGGGACGCCGCAGCGTGCGGCCGGCGCGTACCGCCTTCGGGGGCGGTGCCGCCGGCCGCCAGGGCTACGTCACGAAGACCCTGATCGCGCTGAACGTGCTGGTGATGATCCTGTCCATCGCCTCGGCCCGCAGCGGGAGCGCGGTGGCCGGCGGTGGCCTCGGGGGCCTTATGGGCAACTCGACGCCGCTGACCGACTGGGGTGCGGTGCTGGGCCTGGCGCGCTTCAGCGACGGCACCATCGGCGGGGTGGCCGAGGGCGAGTGGTACCGGCTGGTCACCGCGATGTTCCTGCACTACGGCGTGGTGCACCTGCTGCTCAACATGTGGGCGCTCTGGGTGCTGGGCCGCACCCTGGAGGCGGTGCTCGGCCCGCTGCGGTTCCTGGCGCTCTACCTGATCGCCGGGCTGGGCGGCAACGTCGCGGTCTACCTGTTCAGCGCCCCCAACTCGCCCGCCGTCGGGGCGTCGACGGCCATCTTCGGCCTCTTCGCCGCGATCTTCGTGATCATGCGCCGGCTGGGCCGGGACACCTCGGCCATCGTGCCGATCCTGGTGATCAACCTGATCTTCACGTTCACCGTGCCGGGCATCTCGGTGGCCGGGCACCTCGGCGGGCTCGTGGTCGGCGCGCTGATGGCCCTGGTCCTTGCGTACGCCCCGCGGATGCGGCGCACCGCCTTCCAGTCCGCCGGCGGGGCGATCCTGCTGGTGGCGCTGCTCGGGCTGGTCCTCGTCCGCACCGCCGCGCTGACCGGCTGACCGGCGCCTCAGCGGGCGGCGGCGCGGGCGGTCTCCAGGGCGGCGGCGACCTCCTCGGGCGGCGCGTCCAGGTCGTAGCGGCCGAACAGGTGCAGCGACTCGCCAGCGTCGATCTCCAGCGTCTCGGCGGTGATCCCGCGCCGGGTGCGCCGCTCCACCCGGATCGACTCCACGGCCGCCCAGGGCAGCCGTCGGCGGCGGGCGAAGCCCTGGACCACGGTGATCCCCTCCGGGTCGGCGGCCAGCCGGACCGGCGCGACCAGGTCGCGCAGCGCCCAGGCGAGCAGGCCGGCGGCGGCCAGGCCGGCGAGCACGAGTTGGACCCGGTCCTCGCCCGCGAACAGCAGGCCCAGCGCGACCAGGACGAGCGCGCCGAGCG
It encodes the following:
- a CDS encoding PH domain-containing protein, which codes for MNPQSSPARQWRVPQVLPAVKALGALVLVALGLLFAGEDRVQLVLAGLAAAGLLAWALRDLVAPVRLAADPEGITVVQGFARRRRLPWAAVESIRVERRTRRGITAETLEIDAGESLHLFGRYDLDAPPEEVAAALETARAAAR
- a CDS encoding 3'(2'),5'-bisphosphate nucleotidase CysQ — its product is MRLVTEDEAGRLDDQQFAQWLAGRAGEALTALRDRQGFADPKALKDAGDRASHELMTAALARWRPADAVLSEEEADSRRAWADGERAPRHDADRVWIIDPLDGTREFSEAGRDDWAVHVALWQRSAAPDGALVAGAVGMPARTTVDGDQLILGTGCPTPKAVEGPIRIAVSRSRPPAFVGELVELLGAQAVPMGSAGVKVCAVVTGEVDAYVHAGGQYEWDSAAPVAVALGAGMHASRIDGSPLRYNRADPRLPDLLVCRPELADQLLDAIARTGVEMPASTVTDTPGGAFG
- a CDS encoding peptidylprolyl isomerase: MAEAVYATLHTNAGPIRLELFPNHAPKTVRNFVELAEGTREYIDPRTGQPGSGPYYDGTISHRVISGFMIQMGDPTGTGRGGPGYKFADEFHPELRFDRPYLLAMANAGPGTNGSQFFITVGPTPHLNNRHTIFGQVADEQSAKVVDSIANTPTGPSDRPLQDVVIERVEIERKPA
- a CDS encoding PLP-dependent aminotransferase family protein; amino-acid sequence: MTAEQLISFARGAPSLDIVDVEGLKAAAVRAFDADPAGITAYGTSVGYPPLRKWIAEKHGVEADQVLITNGSLQADAFLFDHLVRRGDAVVVERPTYDRTLLNLQQMGGEIHGVTIQPDGLDTAELRKLLESGVRPRLAHVIPNYQNPAGVTLSLEKRRELLDLAAEYGFTIFEDDPYADIRFRGEPLPSMLSMDTRGVVVHASSFTKTVCPGVRVGYLVGPADVIATIAKRATNLYISPGMVSEAIVHQFCVSGEIERSIHTVRTALGERAVVLAESLRRHIPEARFVEPDGGYFLWVELPEDVEVDRLAPAAAERGVAVVKGSDFMIDGGRHALRLAFSAVTADRIDEGVRRLAEAMAAVRG
- the corA gene encoding magnesium/cobalt transporter CorA, which produces MTDRVARDRSAGQNGDRAPRPRAWAAPVRAMSRILNADGSPRTPRPAGPGRSGIVDCGLYVDGERQPGEWHYADALAAARQERNGFVWLGLHEPELDEMTAIAATFGLHELAVEDAVKAEQRPKLERFGEVVFLVLRTARYCEHTELTENSEVVETGQVMLFIGPNFLISVRHGDACRLSPVRADLEAKRDLLEHGPWAVAYAVTDRVVDLYLEVADRLEDDLDVLEADVFDRQSSGRIQRIYQMKRELVEFKRAVVPLQRPLLTLTSQVNREVPQEVRRYFRDVQDHLSRTVEQVNSYDDLLNSILQARLAQVTVDQNNDMRKIAAWAAIGAVWTAIAGIYGMNFKYMPELSWTYGYPGVWALMLVSSFTLYRLFRRNGWL
- a CDS encoding rhomboid family intramembrane serine protease, with product MTERSGQAGDATGGPAPTTPVCYRHPDRETYVRCTRCNRPICPECMRDASVGHQCPECVSEGRRSVRPARTAFGGGAAGRQGYVTKTLIALNVLVMILSIASARSGSAVAGGGLGGLMGNSTPLTDWGAVLGLARFSDGTIGGVAEGEWYRLVTAMFLHYGVVHLLLNMWALWVLGRTLEAVLGPLRFLALYLIAGLGGNVAVYLFSAPNSPAVGASTAIFGLFAAIFVIMRRLGRDTSAIVPILVINLIFTFTVPGISVAGHLGGLVVGALMALVLAYAPRMRRTAFQSAGGAILLVALLGLVLVRTAALTG